A single genomic interval of Zobellia nedashkovskayae harbors:
- a CDS encoding MotA/TolQ/ExbB proton channel family protein, which produces MKKLSSILAVGGLFVMSTNTVNAMATTATMMQDAPAEAEVGFTQMLKEMFIQGGAGFMGIVLLCLILGLAVAIERIIYLNMATTNTGKLKQQVEDALASGGVEAAKEVCRNTKGPVASIYYQGLDRAGESIESAEKAVVAYGGVQMGQLEKNVSWLGLFIAVAPMLGFMGTVIGMIQAFQKISAVGNLSASLIAGDIQVALLTTVFGLITAIILQIFYNYIIAKIDSIVNDMEDSSIVLIDMLVDHKK; this is translated from the coding sequence ATGAAAAAATTATCCTCTATCCTAGCCGTGGGCGGGTTGTTTGTAATGAGTACAAATACTGTTAACGCAATGGCAACTACAGCAACAATGATGCAAGATGCACCTGCTGAAGCCGAAGTAGGTTTTACACAGATGTTGAAAGAAATGTTTATACAAGGTGGTGCCGGCTTTATGGGTATTGTTCTTTTGTGTTTGATTCTTGGTTTGGCAGTTGCAATTGAAAGAATTATTTATTTAAACATGGCAACCACTAATACTGGTAAGCTAAAACAACAAGTAGAAGATGCATTGGCCTCGGGTGGTGTTGAAGCTGCTAAAGAAGTTTGTAGAAATACAAAAGGTCCTGTTGCTTCTATATACTATCAAGGTTTGGATAGAGCAGGAGAAAGTATCGAATCTGCTGAGAAAGCTGTTGTAGCTTATGGTGGTGTTCAAATGGGTCAATTAGAGAAGAACGTTTCTTGGTTAGGCTTATTTATTGCTGTTGCGCCTATGCTTGGTTTCATGGGTACGGTAATTGGTATGATTCAGGCCTTCCAAAAGATTAGTGCTGTTGGTAACCTTAGTGCATCTCTTATTGCAGGTGATATCCAGGTTGCATTATTAACAACTGTATTTGGTCTTATTACTGCTATTATCCTTCAAATCTTTTATAATTACATCATTGCTAAAATTGATAGCATTGTTAATGATATGGAAGACTCTTCTATCGTTTTGATAGATATGTTGGTGGATCACAAAAAATAA
- a CDS encoding asparaginase: MTDKSSILLIYTGGTIGMVKDYESGALKAFNFDKLLKNIPELKLLDCHINSVSFDVPIDSSNMNPAHWAEIATIIEENYDTHDGFVVLHGSDTMSYTASALSFMLENLGKPVIFTGSQLPIGDLRTDAKENLITSIQIAALQHNKKPVVQEVGLYFEYKLYRANRTTKINAEHFQAFASLNYPELIESGVYLKVSEEYLLPYVKRKKFKAHKHMDTNVAILKLFPGIGPAVLQGVVSIPGLKGLILETYGAGNAPNEPWMINILRKAKENNIHIINVTQCSGGSVSMGRYETSKQLEELQVINGKDITTEAAVAKLMYLLGNNVSVKLFKSIFETSLRGEIQEN, from the coding sequence TTGACAGATAAAAGTAGCATCCTTTTAATATATACCGGCGGTACTATAGGTATGGTCAAAGATTATGAATCTGGCGCGTTAAAGGCTTTTAATTTTGATAAACTGCTTAAAAATATACCGGAGCTTAAGCTGTTGGATTGTCATATTAATTCGGTTTCTTTTGATGTGCCAATAGATTCGTCTAATATGAATCCTGCGCATTGGGCTGAAATAGCAACTATTATTGAAGAAAATTATGATACTCATGATGGTTTTGTTGTATTACATGGCAGTGATACAATGAGTTATACGGCATCTGCTTTAAGTTTTATGCTAGAAAATTTAGGGAAACCCGTTATTTTTACCGGTTCTCAATTGCCTATTGGGGATTTGCGAACAGATGCAAAGGAAAATCTTATTACCTCAATTCAGATTGCTGCTTTGCAGCATAATAAAAAACCTGTGGTGCAAGAGGTAGGCCTCTATTTTGAGTATAAATTGTATCGTGCCAATCGTACTACAAAAATTAATGCGGAGCACTTTCAGGCATTTGCCTCACTTAATTATCCTGAATTAATAGAGTCTGGGGTATACTTAAAGGTTAGTGAAGAATATTTGTTACCTTATGTGAAGCGTAAAAAGTTCAAAGCACATAAACATATGGATACCAATGTGGCTATCCTGAAGTTGTTTCCCGGTATTGGTCCGGCTGTTTTGCAAGGTGTAGTCAGTATTCCGGGTTTAAAAGGACTTATTTTGGAAACATATGGTGCAGGAAATGCTCCAAATGAGCCTTGGATGATCAATATTCTCAGAAAGGCAAAAGAAAATAACATTCATATTATTAATGTTACGCAATGTTCAGGAGGCAGCGTTTCTATGGGTCGCTATGAAACCAGTAAGCAGTTAGAAGAATTGCAAGTAATTAATGGTAAAGACATTACGACTGAGGCTGCTGTTGCTAAGTTAATGTATCTTCTGGGTAATAATGTTTCGGTCAAATTGTTTAAAAGTATATTTGAGACTTCACTACGTGGTGAAATTCAAGAAAATTAG